One stretch of Chryseobacterium indologenes DNA includes these proteins:
- a CDS encoding T9SS type A sorting domain-containing protein — MRKSLFAIGLLAISYSVQAQILCHVDTNANMYVSEGTLVYSGGGVQTKGSGLLEVHGNVMIEGAGGDAFRTLDAAGTGAKTDGGNIVLKMNTPATYATSTYGQLYINGLSQSNVTGIVSKEYRTGKHGNGNFYQQIALPFNNKVLNTLSPELNKTFTDARYSKNEILSWDNAAVVSKTLTTASATQVPYGYYMLGSNNNNLDLSTPPGGANAVYTVNGQPFSNLTTINLQNAGNGINFGPNGTAVNMYNEYYKSYLYDQFEETATPWSGTYGKNIYQFGNPFLTNLDLSAIGYVETTPNGITDGNAINNIWAVQYYPGEVTYVNNVGSSATDPLIMTFDQTTHVPIGDVNNLMVKPMGTFVMKLRDNSPQTFNFNTLRRFSNTARPANTDYSVNGKKAFSKGAGGTIKQLGVIGLDANGKEVGRTYYVVSGHATTGHQTSTAATVQAASGDNLIVTYEEKPSGGIDPNYQSNYSLYINEANEKDFLGKNITLNSFDYNEPGQTQKIVSYKFEVRENAEKIPTGVHQLSSGTGFYYKSANGNVEEVKQDAVIPVSSKTYSLYYGAPDRGSLTTKEDTSSLSRTMVVYNPAVSNYIVRFDKNWKKADIEVYDMSGKLIISKKAVDTAKDFVIELDGSVKSSYVVKVVSDKGVIVNTKILK, encoded by the coding sequence ATGAGAAAAAGTTTATTTGCTATAGGTCTTTTAGCAATTAGTTACTCTGTTCAGGCGCAGATACTATGTCATGTTGACACTAATGCTAATATGTATGTGAGCGAAGGCACCCTAGTGTATAGTGGTGGAGGTGTACAGACTAAAGGCTCAGGTCTTTTGGAAGTACACGGAAACGTTATGATAGAAGGTGCGGGCGGAGACGCTTTTAGGACATTAGATGCTGCTGGTACGGGTGCAAAAACCGATGGTGGAAATATTGTTCTAAAAATGAATACCCCTGCAACCTATGCTACATCTACGTACGGACAATTGTACATCAACGGATTATCCCAGTCCAATGTTACAGGTATTGTAAGTAAAGAGTATAGAACAGGAAAGCATGGTAACGGTAATTTCTACCAACAGATTGCTTTACCTTTTAATAACAAAGTATTAAACACTCTATCTCCGGAACTTAACAAAACTTTTACTGACGCCAGATATTCTAAAAATGAAATCCTATCTTGGGATAACGCTGCAGTCGTAAGTAAGACATTAACTACAGCTTCTGCTACTCAGGTCCCTTATGGATATTATATGCTCGGATCAAATAATAACAATTTAGATCTTAGTACTCCTCCAGGAGGAGCTAATGCTGTGTATACAGTAAATGGGCAGCCATTCTCAAACTTAACAACCATTAATTTACAGAATGCTGGTAATGGTATTAATTTCGGTCCAAACGGTACCGCGGTTAACATGTATAATGAATACTATAAGTCTTACCTTTATGATCAGTTTGAAGAAACTGCAACTCCTTGGTCTGGTACTTATGGTAAAAACATTTATCAATTTGGTAACCCTTTCTTAACGAATCTGGACTTATCCGCTATCGGATATGTTGAGACTACTCCGAATGGCATTACTGATGGTAATGCGATCAATAACATCTGGGCAGTTCAATATTATCCAGGAGAAGTAACGTATGTAAACAACGTAGGAAGTTCTGCTACAGATCCTCTTATTATGACATTCGATCAAACTACTCATGTTCCCATAGGAGACGTTAATAATCTTATGGTGAAACCAATGGGGACTTTCGTTATGAAGTTAAGGGATAACTCTCCTCAGACTTTCAACTTTAATACACTTAGAAGATTTAGCAATACGGCAAGACCTGCTAATACGGATTATAGTGTAAACGGTAAGAAAGCATTCAGTAAAGGTGCTGGCGGAACTATAAAGCAATTAGGAGTAATTGGTTTAGATGCTAACGGTAAAGAAGTAGGAAGAACCTATTATGTGGTTTCAGGACACGCTACTACAGGTCACCAGACTTCTACAGCAGCTACTGTACAGGCAGCTTCAGGGGATAACCTGATCGTTACCTATGAAGAGAAACCAAGTGGAGGTATAGATCCTAACTATCAATCAAACTATTCATTATATATCAATGAAGCTAACGAAAAAGATTTCTTAGGAAAAAATATTACTCTGAATAGTTTTGATTACAATGAGCCAGGGCAGACTCAGAAAATAGTTTCTTATAAATTCGAAGTTAGAGAAAATGCTGAAAAAATTCCAACCGGAGTTCATCAGTTATCTTCAGGAACAGGATTCTATTATAAATCGGCTAACGGTAATGTAGAAGAAGTGAAACAGGACGCAGTCATTCCTGTAAGTTCAAAGACTTACAGTCTGTATTATGGAGCTCCTGATAGAGGTTCGTTAACAACTAAAGAAGACACCTCATCACTTTCAAGAACAATGGTTGTGTATAACCCGGCGGTTAGCAACTATATTGTAAGATTTGACAAAAATTGGAAAAAAGCAGATATTGAAGTTTATGATATGAGTGGTAAACTTATCATCTCTAAAAAGGCTGTAGATACAGCTAAGGATTTTGTAATCGAACTGGATGGTTCTGTGAAGAGTTCTTATGTTGTAAAAGTAGTTTCTGATAAAGGAGTAATAGTTAACACCAAAATCTTAAAATAA
- a CDS encoding S8/S53 family peptidase translates to MKTKINPLTLLVFCFFLSFGQTPSERSAPQNDLIYVCFSKSVTSEKDALSKNPELERFVRENGISFTYDLGFSDEKINEMMASSRQNGNSGESVQKLKRIFRANVPVQNGDAFQRLTQMLEKFPEIEYVSVMSSTPVEPPLVNMFIATPDLESVQTYLNDNPGINAKYAWSRGITGQNIRIRDVEYGFYKTHEMLSNQNSIQLEPGYLPNSGLANNNYRDHGTAVVSILGSVKDNIGLTGAVYNAAEIKGYMEWTTVGYNRASAVSRSINASQSGDIILYEMQTGGKDGQYCPAEYDSVIWDLTKAATDSGIIIIAAAGNGNQDLDDPFYATYRARGNSGAIIVGAGTPNTTHSKQSFSTYGSRVDVQGWGSSVLAAGYGSYAKYDNDNNRTYNYFSGTSSATPTVASAAVLIQSFYRQTTGQNLSPAAMRNLLVSTGIPQGGTDINKKIGPLPNVRNAILQLEGKSVSTAKALPALEVKIYPNPSSSYIAIQSNDDKKLYIEIVNMYGRSVIKSTVSSGEKINISDLSVGQYIININEGSRRVVEKFTKL, encoded by the coding sequence ATGAAAACAAAAATCAATCCCCTTACACTATTGGTGTTCTGTTTCTTTCTTTCATTTGGACAAACTCCTTCAGAGCGCAGTGCTCCACAAAACGATCTAATCTATGTTTGCTTTTCAAAAAGTGTCACTTCAGAAAAAGATGCACTCAGTAAAAACCCGGAATTGGAAAGATTTGTCAGGGAAAATGGAATATCATTTACTTATGATCTGGGCTTCAGCGATGAAAAAATCAACGAAATGATGGCCAGCAGCAGACAGAATGGTAATTCAGGTGAATCTGTTCAAAAGCTGAAAAGAATATTCAGAGCTAATGTTCCTGTTCAAAATGGTGATGCTTTTCAAAGGCTCACTCAAATGCTTGAAAAATTCCCTGAAATAGAATATGTATCTGTGATGAGCAGTACACCGGTTGAACCCCCTTTGGTTAATATGTTTATAGCAACTCCGGATCTGGAAAGCGTTCAGACTTATCTGAATGATAATCCGGGCATCAATGCAAAATACGCCTGGTCGAGAGGAATTACAGGACAAAATATTCGTATCCGAGATGTAGAATATGGCTTCTACAAAACTCACGAAATGTTATCTAATCAGAATTCTATTCAATTAGAACCAGGCTATTTACCTAACTCCGGATTAGCAAACAATAACTACCGGGATCATGGAACAGCTGTAGTAAGTATTTTAGGATCTGTAAAAGATAATATCGGCCTTACAGGTGCTGTTTATAATGCCGCAGAAATCAAGGGATATATGGAATGGACTACTGTTGGATACAACAGAGCATCAGCAGTAAGCAGATCCATCAATGCTTCCCAGTCCGGAGACATTATCTTATATGAAATGCAGACTGGAGGAAAGGACGGTCAGTACTGCCCTGCTGAGTATGATAGTGTGATCTGGGACCTTACAAAAGCAGCCACCGATTCAGGAATTATCATCATTGCGGCCGCAGGAAACGGAAATCAGGATCTTGATGATCCTTTTTATGCCACCTACAGAGCAAGAGGAAACAGCGGTGCGATCATTGTTGGTGCCGGAACCCCTAATACTACCCATTCAAAACAGAGCTTCAGCACTTATGGAAGCAGAGTGGATGTACAGGGCTGGGGAAGCAGTGTTCTGGCTGCAGGATATGGATCGTATGCAAAGTATGACAATGACAATAACAGGACTTACAATTATTTCAGCGGAACAAGCTCTGCGACACCTACTGTAGCGTCTGCAGCAGTACTGATCCAGTCTTTTTACCGCCAGACTACCGGTCAGAACTTAAGTCCGGCTGCTATGAGAAATCTTTTGGTTTCCACCGGAATTCCGCAGGGAGGTACTGATATCAATAAAAAAATAGGTCCGTTACCGAATGTAAGAAATGCAATTTTACAATTGGAAGGCAAATCTGTTTCTACTGCCAAAGCTTTACCTGCTCTGGAAGTAAAAATCTATCCTAATCCATCCAGCAGCTATATCGCTATTCAAAGTAATGATGACAAGAAGCTGTACATTGAAATTGTCAATATGTATGGAAGATCAGTGATAAAAAGTACGGTTTCCTCAGGTGAAAAAATTAATATTTCTGACCTTTCTGTCGGACAGTATATCATTAATATCAATGAAGGATCAAGACGGGTTGTAGAAAAATTCACCAAACTTTAA
- the greA gene encoding transcription elongation factor GreA, with amino-acid sequence MASYVTKEGLEKMKAELEQLETVERPKITQQIAEARDKGDLSENAEYDAAKEAQGMLEMRISKLKDVISTSKIIDESQLDTSKVSILTTVKLKNNATKQEQVFTLVPDNESDLKTGKISVNTPIAKGLLGKAKGETAEITLPNGNKLSFEVLDISL; translated from the coding sequence ATGGCAAGCTATGTAACAAAGGAGGGCCTTGAGAAAATGAAAGCTGAGCTGGAACAGTTGGAAACTGTGGAAAGACCAAAGATTACTCAGCAGATCGCAGAAGCTAGAGACAAAGGTGATTTGTCTGAAAATGCAGAATATGATGCGGCTAAAGAGGCTCAGGGAATGCTTGAAATGAGAATTTCTAAGCTGAAAGACGTTATCTCAACTTCTAAAATTATAGACGAAAGCCAATTAGATACTTCAAAAGTTTCTATCTTAACTACAGTGAAGCTTAAGAATAATGCAACTAAACAGGAGCAGGTATTTACATTGGTACCGGATAACGAAAGCGACCTTAAGACAGGAAAAATTTCTGTAAACACTCCGATTGCTAAAGGACTATTGGGTAAAGCTAAAGGTGAAACCGCTGAAATTACTTTACCTAACGGAAATAAACTTTCTTTTGAAGTATTAGACATTTCTCTATAG
- the dtd gene encoding D-aminoacyl-tRNA deacylase, with translation MKIVIQRVSEASVKVEGKIVGEIGKGLMLLVGIEENDEKADADWLVQKILNLRIFSDDDDKLNLSVKDISGEILCISQFTLIADYKKGNRPSFIKAAKPDKAVPLFDYFKEEIAKSRLKTESGIFGADMKVSLINDGPVTIVMDSITKN, from the coding sequence ATGAAGATCGTTATACAAAGAGTCTCTGAAGCCAGTGTAAAAGTAGAAGGAAAGATCGTAGGGGAAATAGGAAAAGGATTAATGCTGCTGGTAGGTATTGAAGAGAATGATGAAAAAGCAGATGCAGATTGGCTGGTACAGAAAATATTGAATCTAAGAATTTTTAGTGATGATGATGACAAACTCAATCTTTCTGTAAAGGATATTTCCGGAGAGATACTGTGCATCAGTCAATTTACGTTGATTGCAGATTATAAAAAAGGTAATCGCCCTTCTTTCATTAAGGCTGCCAAACCTGATAAAGCAGTACCCTTATTTGATTATTTTAAAGAAGAAATAGCAAAATCCAGATTGAAAACTGAAAGCGGTATTTTCGGAGCAGATATGAAAGTTTCATTAATCAATGACGGGCCTGTAACCATTGTGATGGATTCGATTACAAAAAACTGA
- a CDS encoding signal peptidase, whose amino-acid sequence MKAINKLVSALLLFVVSFAYAEEIPPAPTSTARGGIGGVGPGAPASPIDMYVYLLAAVAIVFIAFYTKKYKSIKA is encoded by the coding sequence ATGAAAGCTATAAATAAACTAGTATCCGCTCTTTTGCTTTTTGTAGTGTCTTTTGCTTACGCTGAAGAGATACCACCAGCTCCTACTTCTACAGCTAGGGGAGGAATTGGAGGTGTTGGTCCAGGGGCACCTGCTTCACCAATTGATATGTATGTCTATTTACTTGCTGCGGTAGCCATTGTATTCATTGCATTCTACACAAAGAAGTATAAAAGTATAAAAGCATAA
- a CDS encoding Coq4 family protein, whose translation MKKIRVQFLLFVYNKTQKLYRKYFKKKKRQWQFNEKQLLEFKEDSLGRKLGEFYHQHGFSMIPKMENHDVHHLITGCGTNFEDEIAMQYLLLGNGKLNAHLLAAIILGTLILPEYMKIYLKAYRKGQNMRAFYEWDFEELLWQNFEHLKDFIQQKNTVVLH comes from the coding sequence ATGAAAAAAATACGCGTTCAGTTTCTGCTTTTTGTGTACAATAAAACTCAAAAACTCTACAGGAAATACTTTAAAAAGAAAAAAAGACAATGGCAGTTCAATGAAAAACAGCTGCTGGAATTTAAAGAAGACTCACTGGGAAGAAAATTAGGTGAATTCTACCATCAACACGGGTTTTCGATGATTCCCAAAATGGAAAACCACGATGTTCACCATCTGATTACCGGTTGCGGAACCAACTTTGAGGATGAAATTGCCATGCAATACCTTCTGTTGGGCAACGGAAAACTCAATGCTCATCTTTTGGCGGCTATCATACTGGGAACCCTTATCCTTCCGGAATATATGAAAATTTACCTTAAGGCATATCGGAAAGGTCAGAATATGAGAGCGTTTTATGAATGGGATTTCGAAGAGTTGTTGTGGCAGAACTTTGAACATCTGAAAGACTTTATCCAACAGAAGAATACTGTTGTTCTACATTAA
- a CDS encoding DUF4153 domain-containing protein codes for MKTHHYIFLTTALFVILFYDQGMGLNLGILGILYAILNFFKTPEKNKTRTVYLLTGTSILSGIAFAWYGDFPSFLAIASSLLLLAYKSRNRKMKILFLIPVFITNCCTSICRIFMLDKWLPQRNVPGMWQKIMAFVLIPLVLLSVFFGIYAAGSDHFAALFTDYELDINLWQVFCLSVLGFFIAFNYWNFAVEKMIYKNHHFLDNDFQKNAQKPKATYSFLDLEAERMSGIVSFFCLNILLIFFIVTYNYEQFYEVSKTPVQLSEETHERVNAVIMSIVMAILVIMFYFKSGFNFDPKAKWLKILAKVWIVLNAVLILSAAAKNYEYIINYAFTYKRLGVFAFLFLSLVGLSLTFIKIQRQKRNIFLFNTMAWYFYGTILICSYINWGGFITSQNITRKNFDLNYHWASVNFNYESLIKYADEKNNQKLKKDVLNTIKTEKSKSFLSKIIYYQTIK; via the coding sequence ATGAAAACACATCACTATATATTTCTCACGACAGCCCTGTTTGTTATTCTATTCTACGATCAGGGTATGGGGCTGAATCTTGGAATCCTTGGAATTCTATACGCTATTCTGAATTTTTTCAAAACACCAGAAAAAAACAAAACCAGAACAGTTTATCTCCTGACGGGCACAAGTATCCTTTCGGGGATTGCATTTGCTTGGTATGGAGATTTTCCATCTTTTCTCGCAATAGCAAGTTCACTTCTTTTGCTGGCTTATAAATCAAGGAACAGGAAAATGAAGATCCTTTTTCTGATTCCTGTTTTTATAACCAATTGCTGTACCTCAATTTGTAGAATCTTTATGCTTGATAAATGGCTCCCTCAAAGAAATGTTCCGGGAATGTGGCAGAAAATTATGGCCTTTGTTCTCATTCCGCTAGTCCTTTTATCCGTTTTCTTTGGAATTTATGCAGCTGGAAGTGACCATTTTGCCGCTCTTTTTACAGACTATGAATTGGATATCAATCTTTGGCAAGTCTTCTGTCTGTCCGTTTTAGGATTCTTTATTGCTTTCAATTACTGGAATTTTGCCGTAGAAAAAATGATTTATAAAAACCATCACTTTTTGGATAATGATTTTCAAAAAAATGCCCAGAAACCTAAAGCAACTTATTCGTTCCTTGATCTGGAAGCAGAAAGAATGAGTGGGATAGTATCCTTTTTCTGTCTGAATATTTTGCTGATCTTTTTCATTGTCACTTACAATTACGAACAGTTTTATGAAGTTTCAAAAACACCCGTTCAACTTTCGGAAGAAACCCATGAGCGTGTTAATGCAGTGATTATGTCTATTGTAATGGCTATTCTGGTCATCATGTTTTATTTTAAATCCGGGTTCAATTTTGATCCTAAAGCAAAATGGCTGAAAATTTTGGCTAAAGTCTGGATTGTTTTAAATGCAGTACTTATCCTTTCTGCAGCAGCAAAAAATTATGAATATATCATCAACTATGCTTTTACCTACAAAAGATTGGGTGTTTTTGCTTTCCTTTTTTTATCTCTGGTAGGACTTAGTTTAACCTTTATAAAAATTCAAAGACAAAAAAGAAATATATTCCTGTTCAATACCATGGCATGGTACTTTTATGGAACCATTTTGATATGCAGTTATATCAACTGGGGTGGCTTTATAACCTCACAGAATATAACCCGCAAGAATTTTGATTTGAATTATCATTGGGCATCAGTTAATTTCAACTATGAAAGTTTGATAAAATATGCAGATGAAAAGAACAATCAAAAACTTAAAAAAGATGTTCTGAATACGATTAAGACAGAAAAATCCAAGTCTTTCCTTTCAAAGATCATCTATTATCAAACTATTAAATAG
- a CDS encoding serine hydrolase domain-containing protein, with product MKTKIIPRTIFFSSNRTLKFLFLFFFSTGFCLGQSRDELLKTKLDSAFSNIFNANGPGGSILIQQGGKTLYENSFGLADLKTKEKFTTKTVSNLGSISKTFVSYGILILQKRNKLSVNDNLLKFFPDFKVKKIANAVKLHHLLTHTSGLPDLRHVEKDSIYYLTAKDEENFSPLKQTDSLEFEPGSKFNYSNPAYNGLALVIEKASYMKWQHFIAENIFKPSGMNSSTITDGNFPDKNVAHGYILRDKVYQEYDYGEYPTFAAAGNGGVWSSVEDLKKYISAIQECKFTSCAIIKESETVYHPINWSSEKAADHTGTWFVHNGFYSGIKTEEHVKVIEHAGDQGGFKSHLLMIPEKNISIIWLTNNNQFITGHIRRILLQLKYID from the coding sequence ATGAAAACAAAAATTATCCCCAGAACAATATTTTTTTCCTCAAACCGTACGTTAAAATTTTTATTCTTATTCTTCTTTAGTACAGGATTTTGTCTTGGCCAAAGCCGTGATGAACTTTTAAAGACAAAACTGGACTCTGCTTTTTCAAATATTTTTAATGCAAACGGACCTGGAGGCAGTATATTGATCCAGCAGGGTGGTAAAACGCTATATGAAAACTCATTTGGTCTTGCAGACCTTAAAACAAAGGAAAAGTTTACAACCAAAACGGTTTCAAACCTAGGCTCTATTTCCAAGACCTTTGTTTCTTACGGCATTTTAATACTCCAAAAAAGAAATAAACTTTCCGTCAATGACAATCTTTTGAAATTTTTTCCGGATTTTAAAGTTAAAAAAATAGCGAATGCCGTTAAGCTCCATCATCTTCTTACACATACTTCAGGTCTTCCAGATCTTAGACATGTTGAAAAAGATAGTATTTATTATCTTACGGCAAAAGATGAAGAAAATTTCAGCCCTTTAAAACAGACTGACTCCTTAGAGTTTGAACCAGGAAGTAAATTTAATTATTCCAATCCTGCTTATAACGGATTAGCATTGGTTATTGAAAAAGCAAGCTATATGAAATGGCAGCATTTTATTGCAGAAAATATATTCAAGCCTTCCGGAATGAATAGCAGCACAATAACGGATGGTAATTTCCCTGATAAAAATGTAGCTCACGGCTATATCCTTAGAGATAAAGTATATCAGGAATATGATTATGGTGAGTATCCGACATTTGCAGCTGCTGGTAACGGAGGAGTATGGAGCTCTGTTGAGGATTTAAAAAAATACATTTCAGCAATTCAGGAGTGTAAATTTACAAGCTGTGCCATTATTAAAGAATCTGAAACAGTCTATCATCCTATAAACTGGAGTAGTGAGAAAGCAGCAGATCATACCGGGACATGGTTTGTTCACAATGGTTTTTATTCAGGTATAAAAACAGAGGAACATGTCAAAGTAATAGAACATGCAGGGGATCAGGGCGGTTTTAAATCTCATTTGCTGATGATTCCTGAGAAAAACATATCCATTATCTGGCTTACCAATAATAATCAATTCATTACCGGGCACATTAGAAGAATACTGCTTCAATTGAAATATATTGATTAA
- the clpX gene encoding ATP-dependent Clp protease ATP-binding subunit ClpX — MNPNQCSFCGRKRNEVQMLISGQNGFICENCIEQAHVIVKDSASKSGHSPADNMDDLKKPKEIKVFLDQYVIGQDQAKKQLSIAVYNHYKRLLHAQDENREVELEKSNIIMIGETGTGKTLLAKTIARELNVPFCIVDATILTEAGYVGEDVESILSRLLMVADYDVEKAEKGIVFIDEIDKIARKSDNPSITRDVSGEGVQQGLLKLLEGSIVNVPPQGGRKHPDQKYIQVNTQNILFIAGGAFDGIKEIIERRMNKQAIGFSSEKINKTDEEEYVLTNINAIDLRSFGLIPELLGRFPIITYLDKLTKETLVRIMKEPKNSIVNQFVELFKMDGTDLVITDGAIEKIVEETIEKGLGARGLRGTTEKVLEDYMFSIGEEKEIVLTEDNILINR, encoded by the coding sequence ATGAATCCAAACCAATGTTCTTTCTGCGGAAGAAAAAGAAATGAAGTACAGATGTTGATTTCTGGGCAGAACGGTTTTATTTGTGAAAATTGTATAGAGCAGGCGCATGTTATTGTGAAAGACAGTGCTTCAAAATCAGGACATTCACCAGCAGACAATATGGACGATCTTAAAAAACCAAAAGAGATCAAAGTGTTTCTTGATCAGTATGTCATCGGACAGGATCAGGCAAAAAAACAACTTTCCATTGCGGTGTACAATCATTATAAAAGATTGCTTCATGCTCAGGACGAAAACAGAGAAGTAGAGCTTGAAAAATCCAATATCATCATGATAGGGGAGACCGGAACAGGAAAAACGCTATTAGCTAAAACCATTGCACGAGAACTTAACGTTCCTTTCTGCATTGTGGATGCTACTATTTTAACAGAAGCGGGATATGTAGGAGAAGATGTGGAAAGTATCCTTTCAAGGTTATTGATGGTGGCAGACTATGATGTGGAAAAAGCGGAAAAAGGAATTGTCTTTATTGATGAAATTGATAAGATTGCAAGAAAATCAGATAATCCAAGTATTACAAGAGATGTATCCGGAGAAGGAGTACAGCAGGGATTACTGAAACTACTGGAAGGAAGCATTGTAAATGTACCACCACAGGGAGGAAGAAAGCATCCTGATCAAAAGTACATTCAGGTGAATACTCAGAATATTCTGTTTATTGCCGGTGGAGCCTTTGACGGAATTAAGGAAATCATCGAAAGAAGGATGAATAAGCAGGCTATTGGTTTCAGTTCCGAAAAAATCAATAAGACTGATGAAGAGGAGTATGTATTAACAAATATTAATGCCATAGATTTACGATCTTTTGGATTAATTCCCGAGCTTCTAGGAAGGTTTCCCATTATTACTTACCTCGATAAACTTACAAAAGAGACGCTGGTAAGAATTATGAAAGAACCTAAAAATTCAATTGTAAATCAATTTGTGGAACTTTTCAAAATGGATGGCACAGATTTGGTAATTACAGACGGTGCAATCGAAAAAATTGTTGAGGAAACTATTGAAAAAGGGTTAGGAGCAAGAGGTCTGAGAGGTACCACAGAAAAGGTTCTTGAAGACTATATGTTTTCAATCGGAGAGGAAAAAGAGATTGTATTAACGGAAGATAATATTTTGATTAATAGATAA
- a CDS encoding HIT family protein, with product MSTIFTKIINGEIPSYKIAEDENFIAFLDAMPLVKGHTLVVPKKEVDLIFDLESEEYKNLWGFAQEVAKKIKTAIPCVRVGVAVVGLEVPHAHIHLIPLNKMEDMNFRNERLKLTNEEYTEIQNSIINS from the coding sequence ATGAGCACTATATTCACAAAAATCATCAATGGCGAAATTCCCTCTTATAAAATTGCAGAGGATGAAAACTTTATTGCATTCCTCGACGCAATGCCTTTGGTGAAAGGACATACTCTGGTAGTTCCGAAAAAAGAAGTGGATTTGATTTTTGATCTTGAAAGTGAAGAATACAAAAACCTTTGGGGATTTGCCCAAGAGGTAGCCAAGAAGATCAAAACTGCAATTCCATGTGTAAGAGTAGGAGTAGCGGTTGTAGGACTTGAAGTTCCCCATGCTCACATTCATCTTATTCCTTTAAATAAGATGGAAGACATGAACTTCAGAAATGAAAGACTAAAATTAACGAACGAAGAATATACAGAGATTCAAAACTCAATTATTAATTCTTAA